The Dermacentor andersoni chromosome 1, qqDerAnde1_hic_scaffold, whole genome shotgun sequence genomic interval AGCCCGGGAGCTCTCGTTTGGACCTGCAGCTTGTGGGACATACTTGCCTTGCTCATTTGGTTCAGTATTTTGATCTCCTTTTTCTGTTTAGGACAATCCTTGGAATTGGCCTCGTGGGGTCCATCGCAATTCGAGCACTTTCTTTTATTGTGCATGAAGATACGTCATGGctgccggcacagcggaggcatgCCGTCTGGCCTGTACATACAGCGCTGACATGGCCTAGCTTTAGGCACTTGTGACATTGAAGTGGTCGGGGCACATAAGGACGCACCGGGTGTTTCACGTATCCCACCTTGACATGATCAGGTAGCGTGTCTCCCCCGAAAAGAAGTCTGATGCTCGTCGAGCGACCGAAGCGATGAATATCGATAACCTTCACTGTTGAAGGCAGAAGCCTTTGTAGCTCTCCGTCGCTGATGTCAATCACGGCATCAGAAATAACACCTGCCCTAGTGCGACCACCGTGCACGATGAACGACCGGACTTCTATGTATCCTAGTATGCGCACGGTTTTCAATTTTTTCTAGGGCGGCCTGCGTCGTTACTTCCACTGTGGCTACGTTTTTCTTGGTGTTGAAACGCAGTTCATTAATTCCTTTCAGATCCACATTACCAAAGTAGGTGTTAAGAATCTGTCTGTGTGCAGAATTTAAATTCTTCGAGACGTCGAGAGGGAGGAAGGCAATCCTGTAAGTGGGAGTAGGCGGTCCGTTGGAGCACTGCTCATTTACCTTTTTGGTCGTCTTGCGGTATTTTCTCTTCGGTAGATTGCCCTGCACGACGGTGTAGTCGTTATCGGAGTCCATTGGCTCGCTGCTGGACAAACAGGAACGGACCATCTTCATGTCTACATGGCAGCCTTACGCTATGTCCACGCGGGGCGCAGCGCGGAGAGGCGTGCTCGACGTAAGTGATGACATGCCGTCTGTCATCGCCTCGAACGACTTCTCGTCCAAGGAGCACAATTAAGCCTCCACTGTGACGCAACTGTCGCAGCAAGGCAAGAAGCTACGCTTACTCAGATCTCGGAGCGCGGAGctacctttttctcaaacgctctcttttcaaacaaGAGGTCTTCTCTTCGCCCGTTTCGGAGTTGGCGGCGGAAAACCCTTGACGTCAGCGGGCAGATTCCGATAGAGGGCTGCCACAggctgatagctgacatcaaCGGAGAAGCGTTTATCGATCAATGTGCATCTTCCTTCTGTTACTGCGTATAATAATTGATATAGCCAAAATCTGCGGTTTGAATTTCGGTAAGAATCACGCACTTCCAAATGAAGCCCACTATCGCCAGCTTACTACGCTCAGCCACGCCCGCCCACGTAGGAACGAAGCTTTGGCcaaatttcttatttatttagaTTAGTCTTGAGCAATCGACTAGTCTCGAACCACGCTAAACGTAAGCTTAGACCACTTGTGCATACACTATGCCTGCCGCACCCAAGCGCGCTCAATTCCGGCAGCTCCTGGCTGGACGTGCTTTGCATTTAGCTATTGATAGTGCTTAAAAACGCGCAATCCGGATcgctgcaggacaaagccggtccgcaccatgTAGCGCAGCCAGACTAGAGCACGCGAGCGAGCACTCCAACCCTGCCGCCGCGTATACTTGCGGTTGCTGCGCAGCTGCGTCTTCTGCGTAACGTCAATCAAGGTGTCGGAACGAAACGTTTTCTTGTTCTGGTTCTAGTTTCGTCCCAGAGAAAAGAGTTCCGTTCCTGTTCTGTTCCGGACCGAAAAAAAATCATTCATAACGGTTTATAACGGTTTTGGTTCGCATGCAAACATTTTCGAGACAGGGTAACGATAAAAGCAGTGTTTATTTTTCTCCATACGTGAATTAGGACTTCTTacatcatgctcagtgccttgacttAAGGCACTGAGTATGATCTCAGAAGTGGCACGTCATCGAGTGCACTCGCTGGAATACGTGACCGCTGTTCCAATGAAACGAACTAAAAGGAACATGATCGACAAAACTTTGGTAACAAAGCGTTGTGCCCGTAGAAAACGGAACGATAAGCTCTCCAGCACGCAagccctgggttttgctacgaCGTCGGTCTGCTACGGTGCCGAGCGGCAGGCTTAGACTATAGTGGAGCGCTCGACCGCCTATCGCTTGCACTATCCTTACCTGAGATACGCGCTTACGCGGACGCCTGAGATACGCGCTAATTCTGACATTGCCCGGTGGCGGTTGTTTCGGATCGCCGACTCTCCCCTCGAACCGGTCAAACCGgtcaaaaatatttcggtttcacttcGAAACAATATAATAAATAATGTTTGGGTTACATTTTCGTGCGGGTCAAAAATATCGTTTTGTTACGTTTTTCGTTTTCGTTCTGTTCCGACACACTGGCGTATAATACCGCGCCCGCCGCGGCGTTCCACGATGAGTCCTGCCACCGTAACAACGTAGGCGGGGCACCACAACTCTACCGCCAAAGGCGTAGCCCAGCTCCTTCGGAAAGGAGGACGTGGAGGGCGAATGGAAAAGGTAAATACGCTCGTATGAAgtctttttgaaaaaaaattcttaTAGTAATATATTACTGGAAGGCACAATACTCGCTCCAAGGTGTTTTGGAGGCTTAAAGAAAATGCTGTTAGGGGCCCCTTTAAGCCAACATATGTATGCAGAGACGTTAGCCTGTTTTTCATatagctttattttattttatttatttatttatttatttatttatttatttatttattgcataggaAAACCAGCTTCTATTTTATCTTTCCCACTAAGCCAAGACCGATTACTTGCCACGCATGCGTATGCCCTTCGAATGCAGCGACTCCGTTAAGTACGACAAGCGTAGTAATGAACAACATGCAACATGCCAGGTACATTTAATTATTCGTTACACATTGCGATGACCGTGCTTGCCGCATCTACTACCATCAGCTACCATCAGCTACCACAAAAATAAGTGTACGGGTGATATTACAGAGGCGAAAGCCAGCGAAGGGACCAAGTGTTTCAGTACACCATCCGTTTTGCGGAGGGGAAAAAGCTTGCTTCTTAACTAGTCAGTAAGGCAGCTACGACGCGTCACGTAGctgtacaaatatatatatatatatatatatatatatgtatatatatatatatggacagaATAATTTTAAATAGACGTTAGTGCTAGAGCGCTCTCATATGTTTCCATGTGTGCCTTACTCTATCCTCGTCTTCAAAGCACACCTCAACTCAGTATGCATAGGAAAATCGTCCCAGAAGCAAACTTTTAATTTGTATATTTTTAATTAAAATATTCCATCAAGTATCGCAAGGGCACCGACGAATCAATTTGTTTTCAAAGTTTCCTCAAAGGTACGTAAAATATGTCTGTTCTTTGAATTAAGTTTTTCTATTAACTCTGACTGCATCCAAAATCAATCTGCTTCCAACCTTTTCCACGAAGTCTACACCGATGAGACGTCAGGTACATGAAATCTGTGTAGTGaatttatttctttaagtttAATGAGTGCATCTATAAATAAATTGTGACTAAGTATATTGGTGTTGTCTAGCGGCAGTCAGAAACGCAGCCTCAGCAACGAGAGCTCAGCTGGATGGGCGAACTGGCCTCGAGGCATGCGGTGGCGACGGGACTTTCTAGTCTACCATTATTCCTAAcaataccccctccccccttcccggCTCAAGAAGGAGATACGGTGGGGCCATAATAAGGCTTGAGTCTGTTTACATGAACACTTTGACGTCCACGGCGACAGCGGTCACCTGGGGGTGACAGTGACTCGATGATGTAGTTGACGGGCGAAGTTTGGGCAATTACGCAGTAACGACCATAAAATTTCAGAGGAGAGGCCAGGACTAGTAGGTGGGACTCAGAGCCATACAAGGGATTTAGGAGGGAAGGTGGGAGCTGGTCTGCCGTCGTCACGTCGGCGCTTTTGGCGAGATTGGTCTGCGGTATTGAGTGAATGGTCGAGCTGCCGACATTCCTCGGCATGCGTAGCGGCGGTGGAAACTGGAGTCCACTCTGAAGCATCTGGACTATATGTAAAAAATGTATCAATGGTACAAGAAGGTTTACGGTCGTAGAGAAGGAAGAACTTAGAGAATCTTTGTGTGGCTTGCTTGGCGATGTTGTAGGCGTACGTTGCGAATGGTAGAACAAGGTCCCATATAGTTGGAATTATCCGAGACGACACACATGGACAGCATGTCGCTGAGAGTTCGGTTGAACCGTTCCATCAGACCATTTGTCTAAGGCGGTGGTGTTGCGATGTACATGTAGAACGTTGCATTGATGAAGGAGTGATTGGACTACTTCAGAGAGAAACACTCGCCCTCGCTCACTCCAGAGTTCACAGGGTACGCCGTGGTGTAGAACGAAGTTATGGAGGATGAAAAAAGAGACGCCGTGCGCTAGGGCCGCTCGGAGGGCAGCGGTTTCCCCATATCGCGTATGGTGATCGACGCAACTATGACCCAACGCTTTCCAGCATGCAGCCGTACATGGAAAAGGCCCATATAAATCAAGTCTCAACCAATCAAGGGGCGGACTGGGCATGGAAGTGGCTGCAAAGGAGCGGCGGGATGAGGAGCCGATATTTGTGACGTTGGAAATCAGTGCACGAGAAATATTTGGTGACGTAATTGTACACGCCACGCCAGTAATATCACAGTTGAAGGCGCGTTTAAGTCTTGCACAAGTCGCCATAGCCACACTGCGGGTCGGCAAGAAATGGAAATGCGGGTCGGAGTTGGCACGGAACCGCTAGAAGCCACTTGCAGCCATTGCTATGGTAATTTATGCAGAAGTCCATTGCGAACGGTGAAATGTAGCGCTTGGCGGCAGAGTGCGCGAGTCGCCGGTGGTCCAACAGGATTCGTCAGAAAGTTCAGAAGCGTGCTATCTATAGGTATTTTTGTTGCTCTGAAGCGAGGTCAGTGAAGTCCAAATATTATGGAGTGGGCCTCAGGGGCAAAACTCTGTTGACGTCGGGTGGGATCGGTGAACGTGATAAAGCATCGGCGTCAGAATGCTTGCGCCCGGAGCGGTTGACAGCCCTGATGTCGTATTCCTGTACATATAAGGCCCATCGCGCGAGGCGCCCGGACGTGTTCTTTGagggacgacaaccagcaaagcgcaTAGTGGTCTGTGACGACGTCAAAAGGTGGACCGTAAAGGTAATAAGGCAAAATTTACTAAGAGTCCACACAATGGCTAAACATTCCTTTGCAGTCACAGAGTAGTTCGCTTCAGCTTTGGTGAGAGTTCCGCTGGCGTAGGCTACAGCATATTCGCCAAAGCCACACTTTCGTTGTGCGAGCACTACACCGGCCAGACCAATGCTGCTGGCCTCAGTGTGAATTTCTGTAGGAGCATTCGGATCGAAGTGACGTAAAATTGGTGGCGAGGTAAGTAGAATTAACGCAGCTAGCAGGGCGAGTTGGTGATGGGACATATTCTTAGGCGTGGGCagtgcaacccggacgaaggagaAAAGGAAGTAGACGACAATAGCGCAGACTAACAGTTAGTTATGAACAGTTGTTAGGTCTGCGCTCGTATCATCTTCTTCCTTTTGCCCTTCGTCCGTGTTGCACTGCTCACCTCTAAGGTAAGCAGACAACGTAAGGTGGTAAATATGACGTCACACGTATCTGACAAGGTAGGAAGGTCACTGGTGCCGGTAAGAAGCTGTATCGCACAGGCCTGCACAGGTTTATTACGCAGTAGTCTCGTTGGCGTAGGAAATTCGGCCACGGCTCGGAACTTAGCGGCATCAGGAAATACACCATGTTTGGAAACAACATGGCCCAATATGGTTgttatgcacacacacaaaaaaacgcaCACTTCAAGTTAAGTTGTAGGCCAGCCTTGCGTATGGCTGGTCAGAACTCGTTTCAGGTGTTGAAGGTGTGTCGGGAAGTCGGGCACAAACACAACAACGTCATCTAAATAACAGGGGGATGTTTGACACTTCAGGCCACAAAAAAATAGTGTCGATCATCCGGTTAAACGTGGCTGAAGCATTACAAAGGCCGAGCGTCATGACATAAAATTTGTACAAGCCGTCCGGTGGGACAAATGCGGTTTGCAGCGACAAGCCTCACCCATGGGTACCTGCCAGTATCCAGAGCGAAGatctaaggaagaaaaaaaaagaaatgggctccCTGTAagcagtcaagtgcgtcgtctatGCGTGCTAAAGGTATGCTTGGCAAAGATTTATGCGTGGAAAAAGTTAGTAGTCTGCGCTCTCCCTGtcctctttttacagcgaagctgcatatggctaggtttccgtttttttttttttttgtgcgtgtgtagaAGAGGTTCGCGTAGACCTAGAAATCGATATTGCAACGCCGCCGGCTCGGGAGTCGACGCGCCGTTTGCATAGGTCTACGGTGTAGCCACGTCGACGTCTAGCGTTCTCCTCGGGGTATTCGGAGTCCCAACGGGCATCGCGCACACGCTTCACGTTGGCGGCCCGCTCGTCGTCGGTGGTCTCCTTCCGCCGCCTCCGTGCCCATTCCCGTTTCTGTTCGCCAAGACAATCTTCACGGGCACGATGCTGTGCCCGTAAAGCTAAACCCAATGTGGGCGCCTCTTTACTGTTACGTCAACATCGCCTAGCGACGTTATCAGCAGTTGCGTTCTGGCCGTGCAAGGCTTAGGACGCGTATGCGCACATATATTACATCAATATGAACGAGCCGTCAATGCGCTTTGACCGTACACAACACAGCAAAACAGTTAGGTAACCATTCAGTTACCTTAACATACGTCAATATTCCCCGTTTCTTCATGCCATTTCATTATGGAATAAACTACCACAAGAAGTAGTCAACGCTAATAAAACACAATCGTTAGTTCATCTTGTGAATAATATTTCTTTTGATTATTAGCGCCCTGCACACAAGGAAGGAAATTAATTCTCGTCTGTGTGTTGTACAAAAATTAGGTAAAATGCTGAATTTAGTGATGTGTTGTGTGTTCATGGTTTATCCCTACTTTGTTGTCGAGTTGCAAACTACTACAGTTCCTACTTCGTATTTACTGTTAATTCTAAATTGCAAATGCTGATGTCcctctatatttttttattgtgtagTTTTCTATTCTTCGATTTTTAGTCTTGCTTATTACCgttgatgtaaccactcctgcttgggcccgaatcAAGCATGCactatgttaaataaataaataaatatagtcaTCACTatacatagcttcgctggtcatccatccccacagagtggaatgacactGAATTTTTCCCGTTCTTCTGCAACCTTGCCCAGTACGTTTATAATTCAAGTTAAACATCCTTTTACGCGACCTTGTTCAAACGATGATAAACGGCGCAAAATCAGACGaaaaccatctttctttctaagaAGAACGACTGCAGATGGCCACGTAAATGGCCACTTGATGGCTGAATAACGCCGCGAGTGAGCACGTGGCTCACCTGCTCGTCAGGAGCCCGCCTCTCTGTGGCCGAAACCCGGTGCGGTATCTGCTTCAGGAGCATGGTACTCAGTTGATGATGTGGGAGACAGCTGTCGCTCGACCCAGAGAAGTACTGTGGCAATCAAATGAAGAGATGAATCGATGAAGAAGACGGAGAAGCGCGACGCTGCGACACAGTAAGATTGCGCTCGATGGCTGCGGTAAAAGGGTGCGGTGAGGAACTCGAAACCACAAGGCCTACAGCGGCGACGTAAGCAGCAGCTGGGTCTCCGTGCGTGTCGAAAAGTAAGGGCGCCGGTTCAGCACGACCGAGGCACTCGTGGCGCAACAAAGAAGCGGGAGCGACGTCGGGTGAAAAGAAAGAGTACTGCAATTATTCAACATATCTTCCACATAGCCGACACTAATAGGATGCGAGTTACGTGAAATCTGTCTGCTGAATGAAATTATTAACCATAATGAACGGAATGATGAATCACTGTGTTCAAACTTTTCTGCATAGCCAACACCGATGAAATGTCAGGTACGTGAAATCTCTCTACTGAAATAAACTTTTCCGTTGAACGTAAAGAGTGCAGCAGTTAATCAATATATATTCTACATAGCCAGCACCAATAGGATGTCGGGAACGTGAAATCTGTGTACTGAATTAAATTAGTCTGTTGAAAGTAAACGAGTACATCAATTAATCAATATATTTTTCACGTAGCCAACGCCAATAGAATGCCATGTACGCGAAATCTGTTTGTTGAATTGAATTATTTTGTTAACCATAATGGAGTGCAGCGATGAATCACTCTGCTCCCAATTTTTTGTGCATCGCCAACACCGATGAAATACCAGGCACGTTAAATCTGTCTACTGAAATAAATTTTTCCGTCATAAATAAAGAGTGCGGAAATTAAACAATATATTTTTGCCTAGCCAATACCAATAGGATGCCAGGTACGTGAAATCTCTCCATTGAGTGAAATTATTTTGTTAATCACAATGAGTGCAGTAATGAATCACTGTTTTAAATCTTTTCGAAATAGCCATCAACAACATAATGCCCGGTACATGAAATCTGTGTATTGAATTAAATTATTCTATTGAACACAAAGAGTGGAGCAATTAACATATTTTTTACGGAGCCCACACCAATAGCATGCCAGGTACCTGAAATCTGtctattgaaagaaaatatttttaaTCATAATGAGTGCAGCAATGATTCACTCTGTTTTCAAACTTTTCCTTTTCTACATAGCCAATAACGATGAAGTGCCCGGTACGTGAAATATCTCAATTGAATTAAATTATTCTCTTGAATATAACGAATGGAGCTATTAATATATTTTATACATAGCCTACACCAATATCATGCTAGGTACCTGAAATTTGTCTATTGAATTAAATTATTTTGTTAACCATAACACTTGCAAAGAGAAATCTGTCTTCAATCTTTTCTATATAGCCAACACCGATGAAATGCCAGGTACATGAAATCTATCTATTGGATTAAAAAATTCAGATCAAAATAAAGAGTGCACCAATTAATGAATGTATTTTTTACAAAGTCAGCACAAGTAGTATGCCAGCTACATGAAATATTTGTATTGAATGGAATAATTTTGGCAGCCATGAGTGCAACGATGAATCACTCTGCTTCCAATGTTTTTCATATAGCCAACACCAATGAAATGCCAGGTATGTGAAATCTGTCTATTCAAATAATCTTTCCGCTGAAGATAAAGAGTGCGGTAATTAATCAATATATTTTCTACATAGCCAATAGCAATAGAATGCCTAGTATGCGAAATCTGTATATTGAATGAAATTATTATGTTAGCCATAATGAGTGTAGCGATGAATCACTCTGGTTTCAATCTTTTCCAAATAGTCAACACCGATGAAATGCCAGGTACATGAAATCTGTCTATTGGATTAAAAAATTCAGATCAAAATAAAGAGTGCACCAATTAATGAATGTATTTTTTACAAAGTCAGCACAAGTAGTATGCCAGCTACATGAAATATTTGTATTGAATGGAATAATTTTGGCAGCCATGAGTGCAACGATGAATCACTCTGCTTCCAATGTTTTTCATATAGCCAACACCAATGAAATGCCAGGTATGTGAAATCTGTCTATTCAAATAATCTTTCCGCTGAAGATAAAGAGTGCGGTAATTAATCAATATATTTTCTACATAGCCAATAGCAATAGAATGCCTAGTATGCGAAATCTGTATATTGAATGAAATTATTATGTTAGCCATAATGAGTGTAGCGATGAATCACTCTGGTTTCAATCTTTTCCAAATAGTCAAAAGCGCTGAAATGCCAGGTACGTGAAATCTGTCCATTGCATAAAATATTCGGTTCAAAATAAGAAGTGCACCAATTAATAAATATACCTTCTACATAGCCAACACCAATGAAAGGCCAGGTACGTGAAATCTGTCTATTCAAATAAATTTTTCCGTTGAAAATAAAGAGTGCAGGAATTGATTATTTTACTTTCTACATAGCCGACACCGATAGGATGCCAGGTACGTGAAATCTGTAATTGAAGGAAATGATTTTGTTAACCATATGGAATGCAGCGATGAATCACTCCGTTTTAGATATCTACAAAATAGCCAACAGCGATGAAAAGCCAGGTGTGTGAAATCCGTCCATTGAATCAAATCATTCTGTTGAAAATAAAGTGTGCAGCAATTAATATATTCTCTACATAGCCAACACCAATGGGATGCCAGGTACGTGAAATCTCTCTATTGAATGAAATTATTTTGTTAACCATAACGAGTGCAGTGATGAATCACTCTGCTTCCTATCTTTTCCACATAGCCAACACCAATGAAATGCCAGGTACGTGAAATTTGTTCATTGAATTCAATTGTTCTATTCAGAATAAAGCGCGCAGCAAGTAATTAATATATTTTCTACATAGCCAACACCAGTAGGATGCCAGGTACGTGAAATCTTTGTATTGAATGAAATTACTTTGGTAACCATAATAAGTGCAGGGATAATTCACTCTGTTTCCAACGTTTTCCGCATAGCCAACACCAATGAAACGCCAGGTACGTTAATCTGTCTATTCAAATAAATTTTTCCGTTGAAAATAAAGAGTGCAGGAATTAATTATTTTACTTTCTACATAGCCGACACCGATAGGATGCCAGGTACGTGAAATCTGTAATTGAAGGAAATGATTTTGTTAACCATATGGAGTGCAGCGATGAATCACTCCGTTTTAGATATCTACAAAATAGCCAACAGCGATGAAAAGCCAGGTGCGTGAAATCTGTCCATTGAATTAAATTATTCTGTTGAAAATAAAGTGTGCAGCAATTAATATATTTTCTACATAGCCAACACCAATGGGATGCCAGGTACGTGAAATCTCTCTATTGAATGAAATTATTTTGTTAACCATAACGAGTGCAGTGATGAATCACTCTGCTTCCTATCTTTTCCACATAGCCAACACCAATGAAATGCCAGGTACGTGAAATCTGTTCATTGAATTAAATTATTCTATTCAGAATAAAGTGCGCAGCAAGTAATTTATATATTTTCTACATAGCCGACACCAGTAGGATGCCAGGTACGTGAAATCTTTGTATTGAATGAAATTACTTTGGTAACCATAATAAGTGCAGTGATAATTCACTCTGCTTCCAACGTTTTCCGCATAGCCAACACCAATGAAACGCCAGGTACGTTAATCTGTCTATTCAAATAAATTTTTCCGTTGAAAATAAAGAGTGCAGGAATTAATTATTTTACTTTCTACATAGCCGACACCGATAGGATGCCAGGTACGTGAAATCTGTAATTGAAGGAAATGATTTTGTTAACCATATGGAGTGCAGCGATGAATCACTCCGTTTTAGATATCTACAAAATAGCCAACAGCGATGAAAAGCCAGGTGCGTGAAATCTGTCCATTGAATTAAATTATTCTGTTGAAAATAAAGTGTGCAGCAATTAATATATTTTCTACATAGCCAACACCAATGGGATGCCAGGTACGTGAAATCTCTCTATTGAATGAAATTATTTTGTTAACCATAACGAGTGCAGTGATGAATCACTCTGCTTCCTATCTTTTCCACATAGCCAACACCAATGAAATGCCAGGTACGTGAAATCTGTTCATTGAATTAAATTATTCTATTCAGAATAAAGTGCGCAGCAAGTAATTAATATATTTTCTACATAGCCGACACCAGTAGGATGCCAGGTACGTGAAATCTTTGTATTGAATGAAATTACTTTGGTAACCATAATAAGTGCAGTGATAATTCACTCTGCTTCCAACGTTTTCCGCATAGCCAACACCAATGAAACGCCAGGTACGTTAATCTGTCTATTCAAATAAATTTTTCCGTTGAAAATAAAGAGTGCAGGAATTAATTATTTTACTTTCTACATAGCCGACACCGATAGGATGCCAGGTACGTGAAATCTGTAATTGAAGGAAATGATTTTGTTAACCATATGGAGTGCAGCGATGAATCACTCCGTTTTAAATATCTACAATATAGCCAACAGCGATGAAAAGCCAGGTGCGTGAAATCTGTCCGCTGAATTAAATTATTCTGTTGAAAATAAAGAGTGCAACAATTATTATATTTTCTACATAGCCAACACCAATAGGATGCCAGGTACGTGAAATCTCTCTATTGAATGAAATTATTCTATTCAGAATAAAGTGCGCAGCAAGTAATTGATGTATTGTCTACATAGCCAACACCAGTAGGATGCCAGGTACGTGAAATCTGTCTATTGAATGAAACTATTTTGTTAACCATAACGAGTGCAGTGATGAATCAATCTGTTTTCAATCTTTTCCCTAAATCCAGCACCAAGGGCAGGCAAAGTACATGAAATCTCTCGTTTAATTGTGTCAGGTTTTTCTGTGAACTTTATTCACTGCAGCGAAGAACCAATCTGCTTTGAATATTTTTCATGAAGACCGCACCGATGAGTTGCCTAGTAGGTGAAATCTGTGTATTGATTTGAGCTATTCCGCTAAGTATCACAAGTGTAGCGATGAATCAACCTGTTTTCGGTGTTTCACCCAAGGCCAATACGGGCTGCATGCCAGGTACGTAAAATTagtttgtttctttattcaaGTCTTTCGGTTTTTTAATGATGACTTAAGCAAACAATCAATCTGTTTTCACTCTTTACCACAATAGCTGTACCGTTTAGATGCCGGGCAAGCGAAATTTTTCTATTGAACTAAATAATTTCCTGAACTGTATTGAGTGCAGCAATGAATCAATCTATTTTTAATCTTTCCCACAAGGCCAACAGTGATGAGGtgccagacacacacacatatatataatgTCTAATAACGCGAATTACTCTTCGTATTGTCACACTTGTTTTTTTTCCTGCCATGTAACCTATTAAGTTGTTTTCTTGGACCGATGCCGAATATTGTTTCTAGAAAAGTCGGCCAATTTCGAAGGCAGCGCCATCTGAAAATACTACACTTTTTTGTTGCGCTGGCAGGAATTGAACCCGCTTTGCACGGGTTCAGCAAGCAAGCAGCCCGGCGGTTTAGCACACTGCACCATGAATGCCAGCAGGGTGGGATGCAATTATGCTCTTTGTTCACACG includes:
- the LOC126547761 gene encoding uncharacterized protein isoform X18, with protein sequence MSANNDEVPANTNEMPVKSAEMPANTNERPADTDRMPDIYKIANSDEKPANTNGMPANTNEMPANTSRMPANTNETPADTDRMPDIYKIANSDEKPANTNGMPANTNEMPADTSRMPANTNETPADTDRMPDIYKIANSDEKPANTNGMPANTNEMPADTSRMPANTNETPADTDRMPAMNHSVLNIYNIANSDEKPANTNRMPANTSRMPAHANEMSATTAEMAGPEMMLTRGLAMMSSPGPEIPSTHGTKIFPTPGLEVMPTGDLAWTEAEIPCSRQMCMMACARDNQDTIVIDAACAGWGQCTCKFNP
- the LOC126547761 gene encoding uncharacterized protein isoform X17; translation: MSANNDEVPANTNEMPVKSAEMPANTNERPADTDRMPDIYKIANSDEKPANTNGMPANTNEMPANTSRMPANTNETPADTDRMPDIYKIANSDEKPANTNGMPANTNEMPADTSRMPANTNETPADTDRMPDIYKIANSDEKPANTNGMPANTNEMPADTSRMPANTNETPADTDRMPEAHTNEKPATVDGMAAHTDDMPTHTNEKPATTAGMAAHTDGMPAHTNEKPATTAEMAGPEMMLTRGLAMMSSPGPEIPSTHGTKIFPTPGLEVMPTGDLAWTEAEIPCSRQMCMMACARDNQDTIVIDAACAGWGQCTCKFNP
- the LOC126547761 gene encoding uncharacterized protein isoform X2, whose amino-acid sequence is MSANNDEVPANTNEMPVKSAEMPANTNERPADTDRMPDIYKIANSDEKPANTNGMPANTNEMPANTSRMPANTNETPADTDRMPDIYKIANSDEKPANTNGMPANTNEMPADTSRMPANTNETPADTDRMPDIYKIANSDEKPANTNGMPANTNEMPADTSRMPANTNETPADTDRMPAMNHSVLNIYNIANSDEKPANTNRMPANTSRMPAHTNEKPATVDGMAAHTDDMPTHTNEKPATTAGMAAHTDGMPAHTNEKPATTAEMAGPEMMLTRGLAMMSSPGPEIPSTHGTKIFPTPGLEVMPTGDLAWTEAEIPCSRQMCMMACARDNQDTIVIDAACAGWGQCTCKFNP
- the LOC126547761 gene encoding uncharacterized protein isoform X1 — translated: MSANNDEVPANTNEMPVKSAEMPANTNERPADTDRMPDIYKIANSDEKPANTNGMPANTNEMPANTSRMPANTNETPADTDRMPDIYKIANSDEKPANTNGMPANTNEMPADTSRMPANTNETPADTDRMPDIYKIANSDEKPANTNGMPANTNEMPADTSRMPANTNETPADTDRMPAMNHSVLNIYNIANSDEKPANTNRMPANTSRMPEAHTNEKPATVDGMAAHTDDMPTHTNEKPATTAGMAAHTDGMPAHTNEKPATTAEMAGPEMMLTRGLAMMSSPGPEIPSTHGTKIFPTPGLEVMPTGDLAWTEAEIPCSRQMCMMACARDNQDTIVIDAACAGWGQCTCKFNP
- the LOC126547761 gene encoding uncharacterized protein isoform X6 encodes the protein MSANNDEVPANTNEMPVKSAEMPANTNERPADTDRMPDIYKIANSDEKPANTNGMPANTNEMPANTSRMPANTNETPADTDRMPDIYKIANSDEKPANTNGMPANTNEMPADTSRMPANTNETPADTDRMPDIYKIANSDEKPANTNGMPANTNEMPADTSRMPANTNETPADTDRMPAMNHSVLNIYNIANSDEKPANTNRMPANTSRMPAHANEMSAHTDDMPTHTNEKPATTAGMAAHTDGMPAHTNEKPATTAEMAGPEMMLTRGLAMMSSPGPEIPSTHGTKIFPTPGLEVMPTGDLAWTEAEIPCSRQMCMMACARDNQDTIVIDAACAGWGQCTCKFNP
- the LOC126547761 gene encoding uncharacterized protein isoform X20, with translation MSANNDEVPANTNEMPVKSAEMPANTNERPADTDRMPDIYKIANSDEKPANTNGMPANTNEMPANTSRMPANTNETPADTDRMPDIYKIANSDEKPANTNGMPANTNEMPADTSRMPANTNETPADTDRMPDIYKIANSDEKPANTNGMPANTNEMPADTSRMPANTNETPADTDRMPAMNHSVLNIYNIANSDEKPANTNRMPANTSRMPATTAEMAGPEMMLTRGLAMMSSPGPEIPSTHGTKIFPTPGLEVMPTGDLAWTEAEIPCSRQMCMMACARDNQDTIVIDAACAGWGQCTCKFNP
- the LOC126547761 gene encoding uncharacterized protein isoform X19; translation: MSANNDEVPANTNEMPVKSAEMPANTNERPADTDRMPDIYKIANSDEKPANTNGMPANTNEMPANTSRMPANTNETPADTDRMPDIYKIANSDEKPANTNGMPANTNEMPADTSRMPANTNETPADTDRMPDIYKIANSDEKPANTNGMPANTNEMPANTSRMPEAHTNEKPATVDGMAAHTDDMPTHTNEKPATTAGMAAHTDGMPAHTNEKPATTAEMAGPEMMLTRGLAMMSSPGPEIPSTHGTKIFPTPGLEVMPTGDLAWTEAEIPCSRQMCMMACARDNQDTIVIDAACAGWGQCTCKFNP